GTTGATGAGTTGACAGTTTACGGTTTACGGTTAACCAGTTTACATATGCTTTAATTCCTCCGGCAGTTCGTAAAATGTCGGGTGTCTGTAAGCCTTGTCTTTTGCGGGTTCGAAGAATTCCCCGTTATTTTCAGGATTTGAAGCCGTGATTTCGCTTGAGGGAACTACCCAGATGCTGACACCTTCCATCCTTCTTGTATATACATCGCGGGCGTTTTCAAGTGCCATTGTCGCATCACTTGCGTGGAGGCTTCCGCAGTGGCGGTGTTCGAGTCCGTTTTTAGAGCGGACAAATACTTCCCAAAGTGGCCAGTTTTTCATGGTTTATAGTTTATGGTTGACAGTTAACGGTTAACAGCTGTGGACTGTAAACCGTTAACTCAATTATGCTGTTTCTAATTGCTCTTGTTTCTCGGCATACGCCATGGCCGCGTCGCGTACCCATTCGCCTTTGTTCCAGGCGTTGCGGCGGGCATCCATACGGACTTTGTTGCATGGACCGTGGCCTTTTACGACCTGCCAGAATTCATCCCAATCCATCTCGCCGAAATCATAGCGTTTGGTTTCCTCGTTCCATTTTAAATCCGGGTCGGGGATGGTCAATCCGATCAGCTCGGCCTGTGGAACCGTCTGGTCCACAAACTGCTGGCGCAATTCGTCGTTGGTTTTGCGTTTCAGTTTCCATTTCATGGACTGTTCGGTGTGCACGGATTCTGCGTCTGTCGGCCCGAGCATCATGAGCGATGGCCACCACCAGCGATTAAGCGCATCCTGTGCCATGGCTTTTTGTTCGGGTGTACCATTGGCTAAGGTCATCATGATTTCGAAACCCTGCCTTTGGTGGAAACTTTCTTCCTTGCAGACACGCACCATCGCGCGGGCGTACGGACCATAGGATGTTGCAGTAAGCGGCACCTGGTTGATGATCGCGGCGCCATCAACGAGCCAGCCTATGGCACCCATATCGGCCCAGGTAACGGTTGGGTAATTGAAGATGCTCGAATATTTGGCCTCGCCGGAATGTAATTGATCATAAAGTTCTTCACGCGAAACGCCCAATGTTTCGCAGGCACTGTATAAATATAAACCGTGACCGGCCTCATCCTGGACTTTTGCCAATAGCGCAACCTTCCTTCTAAGCGAAGGAGCCCGTGTAATCCAGTTGCCTTCAGGCAGCATGCCGACGATTTCGGAATGGGCGTGCTGGGAAATCTGGCGGATGTGTGTCTTGCGGTATTTCTCCGGCATCCAGTCTTTCGGCTCAATCTTTTGGTCGTTTGCGATCTTTCTTTCGAATTCGGCTTCCAGTTCCAGTTCTGACATAACTTTTATAATTTATAACTGACGATGTGAACGCCAATCAGATTAAACAAACCTGTTTCTATTACACCCCAAAGTCGACCACCACTTTTTCAGACGTGGGTACGGCCTGACAACTCAGAATTAAATTTTGCGCCACTTCTTTCTCGTCGAGCGCGTAATTGATTTTCATTTCTACCGTACCTTCGATCACTTTGCAACGACAGGTACTGCATACGCCGCCCTTGCACGCGAACGGCAGATCGGCACCTGCGGCGAGCGCTCCATCAAGGATGTTATCATAATCATCCTCCATGATGAAATGGAATTCCTTGCCGCCATCGATGATGGTGACTTCCGTTCCCTCGATTTTCCTTTCAAGGATTTGGCTGACGCGCTGCCTGTCTTCTTCCGATGTACCGGTGTTGAAAAGCTCGAAATGGATTTTGTCCTTTGGCAAACCGGCCGCCGTCAGTTCATCGCGGATCAGGAAAATCATTTGTTCGGGGCCGCAGATAAAACATTCGTCGGTGGCATCGATATCGATAAGGCTCTTGATAATGGTTTCCAATTTCTCTTTAGTGAACCGGCCATTAAACAATTCGATGCTGCGGAGCTCTTTGGTGAGGAAATGGAAGATCTCAAGCCTTCCGAAATACCTGTTTTTCAGCTGCTCGATCTCTTCCTTAAAGATAATCGATTTTACGCTGCGGTTCAGGTAAAACAGCTTGAAAGTACAGTTCGGCTCTAAAGCCAGGTGTGTTTTCATGATGGACAGTATCGGTGTGATGCCGCTCCCCGCCGCAAATACGATGTAGTTTTTGGCTTTCTCGGGTTCTACAGGAGTGTTGAACACGCCATTTGGCGGCATGATCTCCAGCATATCGCCCTTTTTGAGCGTTTCATGTACAAATGAAGAAAACAAACCGCCATTAATCCGCTTTACGGCGACTTTCCATTTATTTTCTACCGGACTCGAACACAATGAATAAGAACGGCGGACATCCTGGCCTTCAATATTCGCTTTCAGCGTCAGGTGCTGCCCGTGTGAAAAACGGAAATCCTCTTTAATACTTTCAGGGATTTCGAAAGAGATAACCGAACAATCCTTGGTTTCCTTATAAATATCAAGCACTTTGATGTTGTGGAACTTTGCCATACTATACTACAACGTTTGATTTCAACTAACATTTGTTAGTTTACTATGCAAATTTAGTAATAATTTCTTAATGTGAAAGTTAAATTATACCGCGCAGCAGAATTTGCTTCAGGTTCTTTTCCAGTACATTAGCAGAGAAATCTTTCTTTTTACCATACCACAGATACAGCGTACGGATTGTGGAAAGTATCGTAAAAATCATCACTTCGGCGTTGTGGTTCCTGAGTTCGCCGTCCTGAATCCCTTTTTTGATGATACTTCGGAAAATGGCTTCATATTCTTCCCGCATCCGCAGAAAATACTGCAATTGCGTCTCGGGCAGATGCATCCAGTCATTGTTGAGTGAGGCCAACGCCTCAGGGTTCCTTACGGTAATGTCGATGTGCAGTTGGATGACTTCTTCAATCTTGCTGACCGATGTTGCCGATGATGCTTCGATGCTGCGGATGGTATGCGTATATTCTTCCGCGATTTCGATGATGATGAGTTCGAGTATTTGCTGTTTCGACTTGATGTGGTTATACAGGCTCGCAGCCTTGATGTCGAGCGCCTGCGCAATGTCGCGCATCGTGACGGCGCTGTAACCTTTCTCCTTGAAAAGTGCGGCGGAGATATTGATGATCTCTGATTTGCGGTCGGTGGGTTTCATTGGTGGTAAATGTAATGGAATTACCCGAAAGCCAAAAACCGAAAATCGGAATGGGAACATGAAATCCTTGTGGCGCAGCGCGAGGGATCGCAGCAAGGTGCCGTGCACCGCGGAGAGCCCGGCCCGGAGGGCGCGCCATAAAAAAAATTGGCGTTCGGTTTCACCTGGCATTATCCATAAAAAAAGAAAACCACCCGAAGGTGGCTTTCCAAACAAAACAGGAAACAAGATGTTACCTTTTGATAATCTTGATGGTTTTGAACAGGTTGTCTGCTGAAACCTTTACAAGATATGTTCCTGCAGCGAGTTGTGACATATCCAGTCTGGTTTCAGCCGAATTGATTTTCCTGTCCAGTACAATCTGGCCGATCATGTTTACTACCTGCACGTGGCTGATGTCGCGTGTGTAGGAAATAGTCACGAAATCGGCGACCGGGTTCGGATAGACATTCAGTGCATCTGATTCGAGTTGCTCCACTTCGAGACAGGCGCCCGTGGTCACGGTAACCGCCAGTCTCACATCGCTGTCACAGCTGCCATCATTCTGGGAGGCATAATATGTCGTTCCCGAAACGAGTGGTGTGCTGTCTGCAACGAGGTTTCCGCCGGTTGCAGTATCATACCAGCTTATATCCGTACCGTTTGTCACCAATTGGCTTACCGTTTGTCCGGTACAAAAAGTCTGATTGCTGCTTCCCGTTGGTGCGGCCACGATATTCACTGTTGCAGTAACAGGGGTACGCACCGATGTACAATCCCCATTTATCGCCTCGGCATAGAACGTAGTCGTAGCGCTGAGGCTGCCGGTTTGAAACAGGCTGCCGGTTGCCAGCGGTGTGCCGCCGGTTGGAGCATCATACCAGTTTACCGTCCCTGCGCCAGCATTGGCTTCAAGCATTACGTCTCCGCTACCGCAACGTGTGCCGGGAACAGTTGAAATGATTGTTGGAATCGCATTGATTGCAGCGATTACCGCAGTCCTTGCGGAAGTACAGTTGCCATTGTCCACCTCAACATAATACGTAGTCGTGG
The nucleotide sequence above comes from Flavobacterium magnum. Encoded proteins:
- the paaB gene encoding 1,2-phenylacetyl-CoA epoxidase subunit PaaB, which gives rise to MKNWPLWEVFVRSKNGLEHRHCGSLHASDATMALENARDVYTRRMEGVSIWVVPSSEITASNPENNGEFFEPAKDKAYRHPTFYELPEELKHM
- the paaE gene encoding 1,2-phenylacetyl-CoA epoxidase subunit PaaE — protein: MAKFHNIKVLDIYKETKDCSVISFEIPESIKEDFRFSHGQHLTLKANIEGQDVRRSYSLCSSPVENKWKVAVKRINGGLFSSFVHETLKKGDMLEIMPPNGVFNTPVEPEKAKNYIVFAAGSGITPILSIMKTHLALEPNCTFKLFYLNRSVKSIIFKEEIEQLKNRYFGRLEIFHFLTKELRSIELFNGRFTKEKLETIIKSLIDIDATDECFICGPEQMIFLIRDELTAAGLPKDKIHFELFNTGTSEEDRQRVSQILERKIEGTEVTIIDGGKEFHFIMEDDYDNILDGALAAGADLPFACKGGVCSTCRCKVIEGTVEMKINYALDEKEVAQNLILSCQAVPTSEKVVVDFGV
- the paaA gene encoding 1,2-phenylacetyl-CoA epoxidase subunit PaaA, producing MSELELEAEFERKIANDQKIEPKDWMPEKYRKTHIRQISQHAHSEIVGMLPEGNWITRAPSLRRKVALLAKVQDEAGHGLYLYSACETLGVSREELYDQLHSGEAKYSSIFNYPTVTWADMGAIGWLVDGAAIINQVPLTATSYGPYARAMVRVCKEESFHQRQGFEIMMTLANGTPEQKAMAQDALNRWWWPSLMMLGPTDAESVHTEQSMKWKLKRKTNDELRQQFVDQTVPQAELIGLTIPDPDLKWNEETKRYDFGEMDWDEFWQVVKGHGPCNKVRMDARRNAWNKGEWVRDAAMAYAEKQEQLETA
- a CDS encoding TetR/AcrR family transcriptional regulator, with translation MKPTDRKSEIINISAALFKEKGYSAVTMRDIAQALDIKAASLYNHIKSKQQILELIIIEIAEEYTHTIRSIEASSATSVSKIEEVIQLHIDITVRNPEALASLNNDWMHLPETQLQYFLRMREEYEAIFRSIIKKGIQDGELRNHNAEVMIFTILSTIRTLYLWYGKKKDFSANVLEKNLKQILLRGII